The stretch of DNA CCATATCACTTTGATCCCTGGGAGGGAAGACTGATGTCATAATTGCTCCGCATGGActcggagaattacaattataatattTAGTGAAGGTCTTTTCATTGGACCAATTAGCAAGTTTAAGAATTTCTGCTATTGAAGGCACCATGTAAGAACGCTTTGGATGTCGCAGCGCTTCTTCTTGTACTGTGGGCCTTAAATACGGAAGTATTAACTCCGCAATCTTGCAATATGTCCTATATCCATCTAGCTAAACTGCTTGATGTCACTTCTTTATGaggcttattcaatgaaataaacaattgtcTTAACGACGTACTTCTATCAATATAatgtaataaatgaaataagggcaaattgatttatttcgtAATACTTTTGGAACATAACTCGTAGCGAATTATGGCCCGGCCGAGACGTCTAAAGTCTCTGAACAGCGGTAAATACAATCTTAGTCTCTTCAATAGACATATTGCtaatgttgagagcttgtaatGTTTGTACCCTTTGGAAGATGACAAAGCTAATAACAtcaccagtttttttttacttaaatctTTAAACGAAAGAGATTCCAGCGGAACTAAGGTTCGTAAGTAATCAGTCACTTTGCTCACATCCCAAGTTGCAGTGTAACGTGGGAGAGGAGGCTTCGCCACGTAAATTCCCTTCATGAATCTACTAACCAGATGGTTAGATCCTAGATCCCGTCCTGTCACTGAATGGATGGTGGCTGAAATAGCTGAACGATAGGTATTCACTGTGCTATAACTTCTTCCAAGTTTGTAAACTTCCAGCAGAAAATCGATGAATAGATTCACAGGTGCTTGAAAAAGATGACACGCCCGTCGATCACACCAGCTAGTCCACTCACTCTCTCAGGGTttgttgtattgtttttcagtCCCTGGAGTCCAGGATTGGAGGATGACCTCACAAGCGTCTTTTGAAATGCCTTGACTCTCGACctctcgccggacacaggccacACAGCTAGGTGAATCTGATGCCGTACAGGGTGAGGCTTGCCGTTGTGCGGTTGAGTCATTAGATTCCACCACCGTGGAAGTAGTACTGGGCGTTCTATCAGCAGACTAAGTAGCATAGGATACCATATTTGACATGTCCACACGGGCGCTACTAGTAACACACAGGCTTGGTCTTGCTGGACCTTGGACAGCACTCTGGGAATTAAGCTAAACGGTGAAAAAGCATAATTCAGTTGAGTTCCCCAATCAATAGTAAAGGCGTCTACAGCGCACGCCTCGGGATCAGGATGCCATGAAACAAAAACTTCTTAACTTTGGCGTTGAGTCGTGATGCAAATAAGTCGATCTCTGGATACTAGAGTCTTTGCGTAATTCACCgtaatacagttggatgtaaacTCCACTCAATCCTCTCGTTGAAATTTCGAGAATGAGAATCCGCGTACACAATTGTCTTTCCCCGGAACGTGTTGAGCTACTGCAAAAAATCTCTCTTTCTGGGCACTAGACCCACAATTTTCGAGTGAGGTGATTAAGGGAAGGAGAAGCCATTCCTCCCATTTTATTTATGTAACAAACAACCGTCGTGGAATTGTCTGTCTGCAAACATCAGTCTACAGTGATTGGGAGCAAAATACTGGAGTGCGTGAAAGGCAGCTAATAACTCCAAATAATTTATATGGTGTTTGGCTACATAAATGGACCAACGTCCACCCGTGGTGTTCGTATTATACCGAGCGCCCCCAACCCAAACTACTGGCATCTGACTCGATGGacagcatgttctctaccttgaattaatttgctttcaatttactatgatcgttatttcagaacactgaaaggttgatatggattatgggaaatgaacatatttcttttaaaagcggaaccctaatgtctggactcacAGGACTCGAActtgggaacgtgtaattaataaccccttcacttaaccactagactaccacatcactaagaagcaagcttacacagtgaaaaatgtcggttaccaaacttcaagagaaagctaaccattttgaaatcaagctCTAGACATAACCATTATTTTAGCAATGATTTtatgtatatactaattagttttggtaaataatcggcacatttttagtcagttgatctttagtggttaagtggataaaaacagttccttcgaagtgggtgctccgggttttAATCCTGtgcaggggctgcttttacttttttctttttacttgctaccaaagtcctgggacacagtgtcctaaattaacgataatagtaaattgaaagcaaattaacaattaacgataaccGTCAAATTCAAAGTAGAGAACATGTTCCGATGGAATGGGGAAAAGGCGGGTGCTCGCAAGGGCTTGCCATTGTATTTCCGAATGTTTTCAATCACCCCCAACAAATCGCTACGAGCTAGTTCAGTGAAGGATACACGATCATCGTAGTCTGCCCCAGCAGCAGATATCTTGCGATTTGCACGCTTCGATAGAACGATAAAAAAGTTGAAGCTATCAAACGGCTGGGAAAGCTGATACGAGCAAGCCGGAAACCTCGGCCACCTGGCGAATGGTAGCCATCTTTGATTGATATAACTgagaacactttgaaaaaaatttcgcaATCTTTTCTTCGGGAAGAGATCTACTCATAGTCGAAGAATCAAGGATGAATCCTAAGTACGTCAATCGTGTCACAGGATCAACCTGAGACTTTTTGCAATTCGTTTTGAAACCAAGGTCGCCAAGAAGTCTTATTACCTTATGTACATTGGCCAAACATTCTGCCTTAGACGCAGCAATAATTAAGGTATCGTCTATGTAATAGCAAACCTTCATGCCGTTAGACCTTAACAAAGAATATAGAGGTTTCAGGACTTTGGTAAACGTGCGTGGCGCTAAACTATACCCAAATGGAAGACAAACAAACTCGAAGAGTTGTTCTTTCCAGATAAACCGTAGAAATTTTCGATACGATTCATGAATTGGGATACTGAAATAAGCATCTGATAAATCTACAGAGGTTAAATAATCGTTGCTGTTGATTAAGTCACGAGCAACATTGATAGTTTCCATTTTaaagtgtcttttaacgacAAACTAGTTCAATGGCTTGAGATTGATAACTGATCCAATTGGGATTAATTTAGAGATATTAGGGAAGTGAAGTGGGGCAATTGCAAACTTAAGCCGCAAGTGTTGTAGTCAACCAGTTACCAATGGCGAGCAAATATCAGGAGTATAAGTTCCTTTCAACAAGacatttgcaaattttagtgTCATCTAAAGTAAATGGGTAGCTTAATATCTtgcaatattctcttttttgaaattgttgctGCTTTGGGTTTTTCTGTGAAAAGGTCTTTGTGAGAGCAAAAAGGCAATGAATTGTTGAGAGAAGgcaatttacttttctttcttgaaaaataaaagggtAAAAACTACCATGCAGACaaggaaagaagaagaacatTTATCATTGGTCATCATTAGCGAACCTTATTGAAGCATTCCCAGCTTACTGGTTCTGTGAAACTAAGCAAGTATTGATATATCTAAATCTACCGGATGATAACATGCGCGGTATGCTACTAATATGTAATCGcgagaatttttttgttgtgaaacCTATCGAGTGTTTTACACGGTTGTGCGAGTTAAGCAGTTCGATTCATTGATGACCAATAAGATCCATCCCCTGTTTAGCAATTGATATATATAGTAACGGGCATGTCACGGATACAAATGACACAGAGGCTTAAAAGTTCTGTGGTCGTATTTTCATCTCAGACCGCTTGACAGAGTAGTTACTATTTTTCCAATGATACCAGGTCATTCCACTTGCAATCGGTCTTGCCATTAAGATACAGACCATTCAGGTTGGCGTAGTGACATTTCTCGAACCACCAGCCACTTTTGTAGCCTGACGCACAGTTGCCAGCTAAATAGTCATCATTATCGCGATCCTTGGTGCTAAACGCATGGCCGCGGTGAACGCCAAGGGAATCACCTGCAGTgcctgaatgaaaagaaaaaaaaaaaaagaaaaaacaattaagcaatcaaaataagaagcagttttaaaaacttgtttaaaaatgctaaaaattctTAAGACGCACTTGAGATTGTTTGTTGTCTCTACTTGCCACCGACATGAAATCGATGTAACGTGTTTATCACCACGTGAGTGAAATGATTACCaggttttttcagtttcttgctctgttcttttttttttagctaactCACTGGCTTACATATACAACTTATTCTGTCAGTCAAAGCGAGATAAAATTCTTTGACATCACAGTAGAACTGAGTTCTATCAGTTAGAGACAGACTGCACACCTAGTTGAAATGAGAAAGTGTGTCTATCTTAATTAACAAAGGGTTGTTTATTAAATCACCAGAGTTTGCAAACCTGAATATTTCCCCCCCAACTCAGCTGGTATTTTGCTCGCTCACTTGCCACTGTAACTGAACTGTACTCGGCAAATGCTGTATTTCCATGAATGTCTTCCAAGTCCACGCGaagcttgttgctgctgcttaCAGTCAGGCGGTGAATCTTGTCCAGTCCAAGCCAAAACTCTCCGTTTAGATTACCAAAGCCTCGTTTGTAGGGCGTCCCACGCGCGGAAGAAATCTACGGAGCcgtcttgtcttttttgaaagaccgtCCATCCTCCGCCGGCAGTTTTGTGATCACAGTACACTTCAAATTCTCCCAGACCATCGGGATCGATTTTTGTACACACCACTTATCTTTTCGCCAGAATTGTAAACATCGGCGCAGTTCTTGTTGACTAAAAATTACATAAGCGGGATGAATTCCTGTTAGATATGTTTTGGTTTCATCGTTATCTCTATCCTCTAAAAAGTTGAATAGACATCACACAGGGAAATACTATACGGAGCTAGCGAATATTTCAAAAGCAATTGATCgtaatttgattgatttttgCGACGGAACAGATGTGAAAATTCTAACCCGACTGGTGTCTTCGAAGTAAATGTATCTAAAATGTATAACTGCAGACCTTTGTCTTGAGAGCCGCCAGATTCGTTTGCTTTCAGCGCAGTTATTGCTTCTTTGATCTCAGTGTGAGTTGCTGCTCGATCTTCTTACAGCAGTGTGGTCCGGCGTAAAAGTTGTTATTCACGTTGCACTGGGGTTTACTAATACCAgggctttttgttgtttgcacagAAGTTTTGGCAAATGTCCCAACGAAAATCCCCAGTAAAAAGCAGAGCTAGCTGGAATGCCATTGTGCACTGGTTCTTTCAGGAAAACTCTTCTGTGAAGTGGAAGCAAAAACTGCGGGTATAAAATGATTTCTAAGACTTGAGGTTCAGTTCATTTAGTCTTTCCAAACCAGATTTTTCTTGTCTCCTGCGCTCTATTTTGGGAATGCTGAATTCATCGATTCCTACCAATCAAATAACAACACATTGTAGTGACTCACAGACGAGGCAGTTGACAACTTTCTGCTGACAATAGGAGAGTTCATCAAAATTTTATGAGATTTTTCTAGCAAAAGAACatgggcacccaacgagtaatTATTATTTCGGTAATTGTCTGTTCGGAAGGATGGTGGGttaacattttcaaatattCGAACTTAAACTTTCGAGGTGTAGTAAGATTTTTTCGACATTTCTTCTGAACAGAGATTTAGCTATTTCAGAAAAGTAATGAAGTGTGAAGAGTGCGAAGAGATGCgtagaaatttcgaaaccacattgaagaacGTTTAAATTTTGCTAAGCTGAGTAAGAGTGAACTGTGACgctggaagaaaatttgaagatttataaCTTCTATCATTTTGGCCGTAGTTTTTTTGAGAATCATATTAAGGGCAAACGTTCCCTaaaatttgcgggaaaaaacGACGACTacttaatgtaaagtttttttttatcagaccCGTCACGATTTCTTTAACTTCAGGACAAGGCAAAAAAGCCATGAAGGACGTTCTACAGCAACCTGAAATTCCCGTAGAACATCCGAACAGATATATATTTTGAAGGGCTGCTACAAACTCACTAAACGAGCTTTTAAAgcattgtggaaaccattttaGGTGATTCTGACAACTTTTAAGACAACCGGCCGTTGGTGCCACGAAGAGAAACCCTCGTACGGGATGATGAAATAGTCAATTTGACTTTGCGTTATTCTCATCTTTGATTGATGGTTTTGTGCTTCggaataaatttgtttatcaGAGATTATTAGAAAAAGTCTCTCGCTCATGGAAAACCTCGAGCTCAGATTTGCTGTtaagcaaaatcaaaaaaacaTATTGATATCTGTCTATTTTATACAGCCATAGTTAGAGCTATAGATCAATTTATAAAACAAGGAAACGAGGCCGCGGGCGCAATTAAATGATTTTTCGTTGGCAAGGAGGAGCCTTACAAGTTTGCCATTGAAGCTTGCcttcattggccgtttttatactagagacgcataatccgtccagacgaattatgtgtctctcatgttatccgtctagtgtaaagacgggacgaaactatatgagacgcataattcgtcttggacgaacttgggcaaacatttttctgcgtctgttaaattcgtctagtataaagacgggcactagacgcataatgcgtctggaagaactttccagtttagtgcgtcttcgaagacacgataaaatagattcttcgtccagacgcataatgcgtcttgtgcccgtctttatactagacgaatttaacggacgtagaaaaaatgtttgcccaagttcgtccgcgacgaattatgcgtctcaagtataaaaaaacggccattggccgtttttatactagagacgcataatccgtccagacgaattgttcgtctctcatgttatccgtctagtgtaaagacgggacgaactataggagacgcataattcgtcttggacgaacttgggcaaacattttttctgcgtctgttaaattcgtctagtataaagacgggcactagacgcataatgcgtctggacgaactttccagttttagttcgtcttcgaagacgcacacTAAAacagattcttcgtccagacgcataatgcgtcttgtggccgtctttatacaaGACGAATTTAatagacgcagaaaaaatgtttgcccaagttcgtcccagacgaattatgcgtctccagTATAAAAAACGGCCATTTGCTGTTTCTGGAGAGCTTTGCCGGCCTCGGGAATAgtcaaacacttgaaaaagtaattaacatttttagccAGAGTGAAGTGTGAAGAAATGTTCAGGTTAGATATTTATCTTCGTTGTCGATCCTCTTTTTTGTGAGGCATGTGTGTAAAGTAAGCTTGGATGTGGTACTGTTTGTATTGCACCGAGCCCTAGTCCATAGACCAGATGCATGGGTTGATAAATTGGACTTGTAATGGACTGCCTAAGTGGTCGAAAACAAAGATCAGTCAAACGATACTAAACACAAACAGCAAACGGCTTACGTCAAGCACAAATCTGCATTACGccaaagatgaaagaaacatgtttgattttgccTGTTTTCTGTAGATACCAAGCATGACACGTGGTtgtagagtgcaatacggaagttgctatggaaacaaagcgatggagtgatcttgttgagtatataaaacaaaaaatcgtatgaacttgctcgtgcatttcgttatttatggtcactcgtgatgttttgaaagttctcaaaaacatcactcgtgcccataaatcacgaatacacgagcaagttcatacgattttttgtttttcataccATTTCCTATACTTATACATTTCCGTAATGCATTTGTTGTGGACTGCATTCAGATTCTTCAAGTGCTTGCCGTGTTTCATGTTCAGCTGGCGTGACCGCTCATCAAAATCCAAGATGTATCCATTGATCGTGCAAAATGGATTAGAGGTTATTTAGGGGCTGCTGCGTATTCCAGTAGTTTAGCGGCGGCGTTAGATTTGCACGTGGTTGCGCCGGGTTCAAGTCGCACCACTATCTCGGTTTTTCCATCAAAAGGTTCTCAACCACTCTTTGTAAACAGCCAATAGTTTTTAGCCACGTCACGTTTCGTTTGATTATTTATTAAGACAACATAAGTATTGTGGTTATTTAGGACGAACCAGGTTTTTGTAGCGCGATTAAACAGAGCCAAAATAAGCCAAGAAAAGAATCAGATATTTTCAACTTAACGGTTTGTTTGCAATTTAGGGTCGTTTGACAGATGGACAAGGTAAAACTATCGTGTGTAAAGACGCCATCTTTGTGATGACGTCAAACCTTGCCAGTGAAGAGATAGCCAATCACGCGTTGGAATTGAGAAGAGAGGCGAAAGAAGCCGCTGAACAGAGAGAAGAAGGTAAGACGACAGGCTCACAATTGTATTCTTGTTAAATCTTTGGTCAAAAGGGACATTAATCAATTGTTGTGAAAGAAgccttgaaaatacttttgttggGAGTAGGTTGATTTCCTGGGAATATGTTTTTTCTGTCGAAGGACGAAACGAAACGATAGACATATTGAGAACGGATTGGAAATACAATAAATTACCGGTAGTTATAAATCCTTAGCGGACTATTGCTTCCCCTGTTATCTAAatacttgtaatttttttctgtcaacTCTTGTCAGGTGGCGAAATCAGTGAGAAGGTCACCAtatcaaaaaaatttaaagaaaaagtggTGCAACCGATTCTTAAGGTAAACTGATCGATCAGTAAAATTGTTAGACGCAACGGTTCATATTGCATTCCTCAAAACAGGCTAAGGAAAATAGAACCTTAGCAGAAGTTTGTAAAACATCAGTTTTCTTTCCCCCGAGTTTGAAGATTGCGTGGTTCACCTTGTTTTCATCATCTGTCACGTTTGAGCGATCAGAGTACTGAGTTCGAGCGAAAACGTAGAGAGCTGAAAAGGTGGCTTGTGTGCAAGCTCCTTTCTCGCCTTCTTGTGGCTACGCAGGTTTTTCGCCACTGGCATGACTTTTGCTTCCACGATAAACTGGAGAGACACGAGAGTAAAGTTAAAAtattatgatcaaaaaatcacttcctttttttcttcagattttgaaagtgtgtttgcttaacacctgcttAAAATCTCAGCGTGTAAAATCTGAGAGCcggaaactcccgtgctgcatattaattcagtcgcgtacatTCTCTTCTTGATCCCAGCTCTCaaatttttaaagttagtaatggcagaccattaaataggaaattccatttaaaataaacaagggtctttttgaaattaaggcttaaaacttgggtcacttaatgTTTAGctgacatagttttgaaatcgaaaggaaaaaaaattgatttttttatcacagtacCCTTAaagttttttccctttttttttttttcagcttcaCTTTAGAAGAGATGAATTTTTGGGACGCATCAATGAGATGGTCTACTTTCTGCCATTTTCACGCTCCGAACTTATTACCCTGGTTACAAGGGAGCTTGATTTCTGGTCGAAAATGGTTTGTAACGGCAGCCCATCAAAGGCTTCCTTTGTAGTTCTTTTGTAGGGGATGTTGCTTATAGAGGGCACTCATTTGTGACAGGATTACCCTGttctaattttgtttttattacaaTTATGGTTGTTGCAGGCATTAAAACGTCACGATATTCACATGTCGTGGGACAGAGAGGTTTTGGACGTGCTAGCCGATGGCTACGATGTTCATTACGGAGCACGATCGATTAAACACGAGGTTAGGCGTAAATTACATTATACGGATCCAATTGTGAAAAAGCGATAAGCGTATGTCCTCGTAAAGTAAATGAACCCTGCGTCAGTCTCTATTTATCCACTCTCGaataaggaaggattacgtttttttgcaaacgttggccgtgaagtacttatatttgaacagacttaactgattggagtgtaatgtgaagtgttaagtttctaccccatatatgaaccatgtgagtgttagccctactaatggaaatttgcccacacaaggacagagaaaaactctgaccagggtgggttACCTCCCAGGGTGTTGTCCCTGCAGTTGAGAAAGCAGCTCCGATCGGATCTCCTCTTATTTGGATGAACAACACctcccatcctggtcagagtttttctctgtccttgtgtgggcccatttctattagtagggctaacgctcacatggttcatatggggtagaaacctagcacttcacattacactctaatcagttaagtccaCTCTCGAATAAGTTTGCCTCTCGTGCTAAGGTCTAATTTTTTACTAAACCCTTACACTCCACGATAAGTGCCCATGACACCGTTAAACgtaacgtttgtataaacgtaacctttccttgtacttgtacctgttcattgccgtgactttaacatcttcagttcctacGGCCTGCTCCgttctgaccttgtagctcagtcggtagagcggcggagatctaacccgaaggtcgtgggttcaactcccaccctggtcagaggttttctctgtccttgtgtaggcccagttccatcagtagggctaacgctcacatggttcatatgggatagaaatctagcacttcacgttacactacactctcgtcagttaattctgtttaaaatataagtgctacacggccaacgtttgcaaaacgtaatccttctctgtacttgtacatgttcattgccgtgactttaacatcttcagttcccacggcctgctcccgtctgaccttgtagctcagtcggtagagcggcggagatctaacccgaaggtcgtgggttcaattcccaccctggtcagagtttttctctgtccttgtgtgggcccagttccatcagtagggctgacgctcacatggttcatatgggatagaaatctagcacttcacgttacactacactctcgtcagttaattctgtttaaaatataagtgctacacggccaacgtttgtataaacgtaacctttccttgtaccgTTAATTTCAGTCGCGCTTGAAACGCTGTGAAGGCCATTTGCCTTTCGTATTCGCCTGAGTGTCGTGAGCCCAACCCTTTTTTTATTGATTGTCAATTTGTTTGCAGGTCGAAAGAAGAGTTGTCAATCAATTAGCTGCTGCGCATGAGCGAGAGTTAATAAGTCCCGGATGTTCTCTGCACTTAACAGTAGACCTTCCCAAAGGCCACTGTGGGAAAGGTTTGGGACAAGAAGTCGCTCCGATCATAAAACTGCAGCTGGTTAAAGAGGGAAAGAAAAAAGTTGACATCGATGTTGGAGACGTCTTCGTTCCAGAAGATAAACTGTTCTTCTAAATTTATGAAGGCTCGACGAATAACATATGGCCAAAGTTGTTGAACATCTAGTgattactaataataataataattcctttcttatttatttacGGCAGAAGATGTAATGGGTGTGAACCTCATACTAAGGTTTAAGGCCAAGCTTCGTTGGTTCTTGGAGACCGAGGACAATTTCCCTATTTTACGCACATTGCAATTGTCGATTCTCAGACTATTACAAATTGGCTGGACAGACTGTGCAATTTTTCTGGTTAAGAAAACTCAAAAGACCTACTCTCCAATCAAGAAGCAGCGCACCAATCGAAAGTATAAAATGACATATTTTATGAATTAAGTTGTGTTCTATTTGGATCAACGTGtttagttggttgggttttttcgtgttctattgggaaagaaccgttttcggttggtttagttgatcaactttttcaaccggcatcaaactaggttgaaacggttgaaaaagcattggcagcaaccgctgtcgtttacgcgggccatttaaagtcggccgcgGGCTCCTGTCATGTTGGTTTCGGGCCCCAatatgtcaacgctgagaagtctggtaataactttcccaggagttaccgcgtttcaaccgaaaacggttggaaaagtgttctattgggaaacctcaaccgcttcaaccgaaatcggttgcggttgaaacggttgatcccaatagaacacgaccttagtGTGTTGAAAAGCATATAAGCGCAAGGTGCTTTGTATTGTAATCGTTTAGATTTCCCAGAAAATTCAACCGGAAACATAGATGTCGAGCAACGCGACGCTTGAAAAGGGGTGGTAAAAACACGTACAAAATGTAAGCTCTCTAGCTGGGTACTTACTTCTCTCATAGCATGtgtcgaaaaagaaaatattgctgAGAAGTCTCTCTTTATATTAACTCTTATTACGGGGAAACATCATGATTGCGCCATCACAAAGTCTcacgaaaaccgctctaataggccatttccgagttactgtttgcctctggttcaaaacgagtcttggtgcgaaaccattcaaatgatagtgagtttgatttccatgaaaatacaccactcatttccatttgcCTGGTTGTggaccaggactcgctttgaaaccgaggcaaacagcaattcggaaatggcctatttggtGTGGGGTGGGCGTTGTGTTCCCCAGATCCCCTTTTTCGTGACTGTCGAATTTCCAAGCAACGGATTTTGTCAAGTGTTCTTCTCGTGTTTACTCACATATTTTTTTATATCTTTATTCTACTGAAACTTCTATACATCGGATTCCCATTACTTCACCAAAGTCAAACTACCTTTAAAAAGATCGCAAATATGGGAACTTCTATATTCCATTCACTACTTGTATTGACACAACAGACGAAACTCGAGATAACACACGCCAAATGTATTATACAATCTGTATCTACATATGTTGAATACATTGCTAATTTTCATTTCCAGGAAAAATACTAAAATCAGTGGATTACTTtgaagtgaaagaaaaagatCTCACAGGGCCCAACCGACATTGAGAACAAAGGACTACTATTTACTTGTTAGCGAGTTTGATCCTTAACTAAATGCCTACTAGACTCTCCTTTGTCATCCACTATTAAGGTGGATATGTCGTCAAATTCACCATAAAAATCTATTCTCCTAAAAGCTTTTATGCTAGAATCTCTGTTGGACTGGACTGTATTCAATAAAATTGTCAAGATTACAGTTCACTACTATACAAAACTAACACCACAGTACAGTTCGATCAAAGTCTTTATACAATTCCTTGTTCTACCATGGACTGGGCTACCTTCAAAAAACCACCTATATTGGCACCTTTCACGTAGTCGATGTAACTGCTATCCTTCGATGCGCCGTACATCACGCATGTATTGTGAATGCTTTCCATGATGTCGTGCAGACGCTCGTCCACCCCCTCTCGGGTCCAGGAGTGACGTAAACTATTTTGTGACATCTCTAGACCGGAAACGGCCACGCCCCCTGCATTAGTTGCCTTGCCTGGGCCGTACAAGATCCTGTGGTTCTGGAAGACTTCGATTGCTTCAGGCTCCGTGGGCATGTTGGCGCCTTCCGCCACACAATAACAACCGTTGTTGATTAGCATTTCCGCGTCCCCCTTGCCGATCTCGTTTTGAGTGGCACACGGTAACGCAACGTCGCACTTCACAAACCAAGGCCGCTTTCCTTCAAAGAACTCGGCATCAGGATAATTCTCCGCATATTCACTGATGCGACCACGCCTGGTGTTCTTCAGCCATTTGACAAACTCGATCTTTTCCTTGTCCAGCCCGCCATGATCGTATACAGTCCCCTGGGAGTCGGATAGCGTGACTACTTTTCCACCCAACTGTAACACCTTCTCTGTTGCGAACT from Montipora capricornis isolate CH-2021 chromosome 9, ASM3666992v2, whole genome shotgun sequence encodes:
- the LOC138015102 gene encoding mitochondrial disaggregase-like; this translates as MTSNLASEEIANHALELRREAKEAAEQREEGGEISEKVTISKKFKEKVVQPILKLHFRRDEFLGRINEMVYFLPFSRSELITLVTRELDFWSKMALKRHDIHMSWDREVLDVLADGYDVHYGARSIKHEVERRVVNQLAAAHERELISPGCSLHLTVDLPKGHCGKGLGQEVAPIIKLQLVKEGKKKVDIDVGDVFVPEDKLFF